The following coding sequences are from one Mesorhizobium onobrychidis window:
- a CDS encoding phosphoketolase family protein produces MTEHTNPPASGGLLSDAELHDIDAYWRAANYLTIGQIYLLDNPLLRQPLRLEHVKPRLLGHWGTSPGLSFIYAHLNRVIRLRGANAIYVCGPGHGGPAMVANTYLEGTYSEFNPDVTMDEQGMRKLFRQFSFPGGIPSHAAPDVPGSIHEGGELGYALSHAYGAAFDNPDLVVACVVGDGEAETGPLATAWHSNKFLNPARDGAVLPILHLNGYKIANPTILARIPEDELRALFIGYGYEPLFVEGHDPALMHERMAIVLDDALDRIRAIQHAARAGSAASTARPKWPMIVLRSPKGWTGPKEVDGLKTEGFWRSHQVPLSGLAENPAHLKLLEEWLKSYRPEELFDAAGVPVEAIRATTPQAARRMGANPHANGGLLRRSLELPSLRDHAVSVERPGAVKAESTRTMGKFLRAVMELNVAAKNFRIVGPDETASNRLQDVFEVTERAWMETILPEDVHLSRDGRVLEILSEHTCQGWLEGYLLTGRHGLFSCYEAFIHIVDSMFNQHAKWLDACRDIPWRRPIASLNYLLSSHVWHQEHNGFSHQDPGFIDVALNKKADIVRVYLPPDANTLLCVTDHVLRTWNRINVIVAGKPPSWQWLSMDKAVVHCRTGIGIWDWASTENGDEPDVVMACAGDVPTLETLAAVQILRHHIPELRIRVVNVVDLMTLQPREHHPHGLSDREFDALFTTEKPVIFAYHGYPWTIHRLTYRRTNHDNIHVRGYNEEGTTTTPFDMTVLNGLDRYHLVQSVLDRLPKVKGANIGLMQAMEGKLLEHRAYIRAHGQDMPEILGWKWEQGPDATTRHAE; encoded by the coding sequence ATGACCGAGCATACGAACCCCCCAGCTTCCGGTGGCCTTCTGTCCGACGCGGAGCTGCACGATATCGATGCCTATTGGCGCGCTGCGAACTATCTCACGATCGGCCAGATTTACCTGCTCGACAATCCGCTGCTACGCCAGCCGCTGCGGCTGGAGCATGTCAAGCCGCGCCTGCTCGGCCACTGGGGAACGTCGCCGGGGTTGAGTTTCATCTATGCGCACCTCAATCGCGTGATCAGGCTCAGGGGCGCGAATGCGATCTATGTCTGCGGTCCCGGCCATGGTGGGCCGGCAATGGTGGCGAACACCTATCTGGAGGGCACCTACAGCGAGTTCAATCCGGACGTCACGATGGACGAGCAGGGCATGCGCAAGCTGTTCCGGCAGTTCTCGTTTCCCGGCGGCATTCCGAGCCATGCCGCGCCCGATGTGCCCGGCTCGATCCACGAAGGCGGCGAACTGGGCTACGCGCTTTCTCATGCCTACGGCGCGGCCTTCGACAATCCGGACCTTGTCGTCGCCTGCGTCGTCGGCGACGGGGAGGCCGAGACCGGGCCGCTGGCAACTGCATGGCATTCCAACAAGTTCCTCAACCCGGCGCGCGACGGGGCGGTTCTGCCGATCCTGCATCTGAACGGCTACAAGATCGCCAATCCGACGATCCTGGCCCGTATCCCCGAAGACGAACTGCGCGCGCTTTTCATTGGCTATGGCTATGAGCCACTGTTTGTCGAGGGCCATGACCCAGCATTAATGCACGAGCGGATGGCAATCGTGCTCGACGACGCGCTCGATCGCATCCGCGCGATCCAGCATGCCGCGCGCGCAGGTTCCGCAGCGTCGACGGCGCGACCAAAATGGCCGATGATCGTGTTGCGCAGCCCCAAGGGATGGACGGGGCCGAAAGAGGTCGACGGGCTGAAAACCGAAGGCTTCTGGCGCTCGCACCAGGTTCCCCTGTCGGGCCTTGCGGAAAACCCGGCACATCTCAAGCTGCTTGAGGAGTGGCTGAAAAGCTACCGGCCTGAGGAACTGTTCGACGCCGCCGGCGTCCCTGTCGAAGCGATCCGCGCCACCACGCCGCAAGCCGCGCGGCGAATGGGCGCTAACCCGCATGCCAATGGCGGCCTGCTGCGTCGGTCTCTTGAGTTACCCAGCCTGCGGGACCATGCTGTGTCCGTCGAGCGGCCGGGTGCCGTGAAGGCCGAGTCGACGCGGACAATGGGCAAGTTCCTGCGCGCCGTTATGGAGCTGAATGTTGCGGCGAAGAACTTCCGCATCGTCGGTCCGGATGAGACAGCCTCGAACCGGCTTCAGGACGTGTTCGAGGTCACCGAGCGCGCCTGGATGGAAACGATCCTGCCCGAGGACGTTCATCTCAGCCGAGACGGCAGGGTCCTGGAAATCCTGTCGGAGCACACCTGCCAGGGCTGGCTCGAAGGCTATCTTTTGACCGGACGGCACGGCCTGTTCTCCTGCTACGAAGCGTTCATTCACATCGTCGATTCCATGTTCAACCAGCATGCGAAATGGCTGGATGCCTGCCGCGACATTCCGTGGCGGCGGCCGATTGCGTCGCTGAACTATCTGCTGTCGAGCCATGTCTGGCATCAGGAACACAATGGCTTCAGCCATCAGGATCCCGGCTTCATCGATGTTGCCCTCAACAAGAAGGCCGACATCGTGCGCGTCTATCTGCCGCCGGACGCTAACACATTGTTGTGCGTGACCGATCACGTGCTGCGGACATGGAACCGCATCAACGTCATCGTCGCCGGCAAGCCGCCGTCATGGCAATGGCTGTCTATGGACAAGGCCGTCGTCCACTGCAGGACAGGGATCGGTATCTGGGACTGGGCGTCGACCGAGAATGGCGACGAACCGGACGTCGTGATGGCTTGCGCCGGCGACGTTCCGACGCTCGAAACGCTGGCCGCCGTGCAGATCCTCAGGCATCACATTCCTGAGCTCAGGATCAGGGTGGTCAACGTCGTCGACCTGATGACCCTGCAGCCCAGGGAACATCACCCACATGGGTTGTCGGATCGCGAATTCGACGCGCTGTTTACTACCGAAAAGCCGGTCATCTTCGCCTATCATGGGTATCCCTGGACCATCCATCGCCTGACCTATCGGCGCACCAATCACGACAACATCCACGTGCGGGGATACAATGAGGAGGGCACGACGACGACGCCATTCGACATGACGGTGCTGAATGGCCTCGATCGATACCATCTCGTCCAAAGCGTCCTCGACCGCCTGCCAAAGGTCAAAGGCGCCAATATCGGCCTGATGCAGGCAATGGAGGGTAAGCTGCTTGAGCATCGAGCCTATATTCGGGCTCATGGGCAGGATATGCCGGAGATCCTTGGCTGGAAATGGGAGCAGGGGCCGGATGCAACGACAAGACATGCTGAATGA